One Bacillus amyloliquefaciens DSM 7 = ATCC 23350 DNA window includes the following coding sequences:
- a CDS encoding M14 family metallocarboxypeptidase: MAGIRVTPEMKQHMKAVAKVLSIDEKLLKDANKTAKSEELFCPGFVVSGQSEGPIGTLSGLSQYIRRCKSVLSSDQWVKEEKVYGAQSVFEEIEKITDVFPFVMCRKIGSSVLGKPLYELTIGEDTAERKVHVNASFHANEWITTSVALKWCKEYCAALCKNKTVFGYSALDIFSRTSLSFVPLVNPDGVDLVLYGCEDLSEKSEFLNELNEYRPDFREWKANINGVDLNKHFPSNWDIEQRRKPKAPSYRDFPGMAPLTEPEAQAMHRLITEQPPDRVIALHTQGQEIYWGYEGYEPEQSAQVIREFEEISGNRYQGVKTIDSHAGFRDWFIQQYGKEGYTVELGKGKNPLPFHQFADIYQATEGILWRSLVF, encoded by the coding sequence ATGGCGGGAATTCGTGTCACACCTGAAATGAAACAGCATATGAAAGCTGTCGCAAAGGTGCTTTCAATTGATGAAAAACTGTTGAAAGACGCCAATAAAACGGCGAAAAGCGAGGAATTATTTTGTCCCGGCTTTGTCGTGAGCGGGCAGTCAGAGGGTCCGATCGGGACGCTGAGCGGGCTTTCGCAATACATCCGGCGCTGTAAAAGCGTTCTTTCCAGTGATCAATGGGTGAAGGAAGAAAAAGTGTACGGCGCTCAATCGGTTTTTGAAGAAATTGAGAAAATAACGGATGTCTTTCCATTTGTCATGTGCCGTAAAATCGGCAGTTCCGTGTTGGGAAAACCGCTTTATGAGCTGACAATAGGTGAGGATACAGCCGAAAGAAAAGTGCATGTAAACGCCTCTTTTCATGCCAATGAATGGATCACCACCTCGGTTGCGCTAAAATGGTGTAAAGAATATTGCGCGGCGTTATGCAAAAATAAGACGGTTTTTGGGTATTCCGCGCTTGATATATTCAGCCGGACATCACTGTCATTCGTTCCGCTCGTAAATCCCGACGGTGTTGATCTCGTCCTTTACGGATGTGAAGATTTATCAGAAAAAAGTGAATTTCTCAATGAATTAAATGAGTACCGCCCGGATTTCCGCGAATGGAAGGCGAATATAAACGGCGTTGATTTAAATAAACATTTCCCGTCCAATTGGGACATTGAACAGAGGCGCAAACCGAAAGCCCCTTCGTACCGGGATTTTCCGGGCATGGCGCCGCTCACTGAACCGGAAGCGCAGGCGATGCACCGGCTGATAACCGAACAGCCGCCTGACAGGGTGATCGCTCTTCATACGCAGGGACAAGAGATTTATTGGGGATATGAAGGATATGAACCGGAACAATCCGCTCAGGTCATCCGGGAGTTTGAAGAGATAAGCGGAAACCGCTATCAAGGTGTAAAAACCATTGACAGCCATGCCGGTTTTAGGGATTGGTTTATACAGCAATACGGAAAAGAGGGCTATACCGTTGAACTTGGAAAGGGAAAAAACCCTTTGCCTTTTCATCAGTTTGCTGATATTTATCAAGCGACGGAAGGCATTTTGTGGAGGTCGCTCGTTTTTTGA
- the glcK gene encoding glucose kinase GlcK — protein MEETWFAGIDLGGTTIKLAFINMYGEIQHKWEVPTDKSGNTITVTIAKALDQKLEELNKPKRIVKWIGMGAPGPVEMATGMVYETTNLGWKNYPLKDHLEAETGIPAVIENDANIAALGEMWKGAGDGAKDVILVTLGTGVGGGIIVNGEIVHGKNGAGGEIGHICSIPEGGAPCNCGKSGCIETIASATGIVRIAKEKLAAVSDSSLLQVRDLTARDVFEAAKQQDKTALEVVDYVAKHLGLVLGNLASAMNPTKIVLGGGVSKAGEILRSKVEETFKITAFPRSAEAADISIAALGNDAGVIGGAWIAKNEWLKYQNC, from the coding sequence ATGGAAGAGACATGGTTTGCGGGGATTGATCTTGGCGGAACAACCATCAAGCTGGCCTTTATCAACATGTACGGTGAAATTCAGCACAAATGGGAGGTTCCGACCGATAAATCAGGAAACACAATTACGGTCACGATCGCTAAAGCACTTGACCAGAAACTCGAAGAATTGAATAAGCCGAAACGGATCGTAAAATGGATCGGCATGGGAGCGCCCGGACCCGTGGAAATGGCGACGGGGATGGTTTATGAGACGACAAATCTGGGGTGGAAAAACTATCCCTTGAAAGACCATCTCGAGGCGGAAACGGGTATTCCGGCCGTCATTGAAAACGATGCCAATATCGCGGCGCTCGGAGAAATGTGGAAAGGTGCAGGCGACGGAGCTAAAGATGTCATTTTAGTGACGCTTGGAACCGGAGTCGGCGGGGGCATCATCGTCAACGGAGAAATCGTTCACGGTAAAAACGGGGCAGGCGGAGAAATCGGTCATATTTGCAGTATCCCGGAAGGCGGGGCTCCGTGCAACTGCGGAAAATCCGGCTGTATTGAAACGATTGCGTCAGCAACCGGCATCGTCCGCATCGCGAAAGAAAAGCTTGCAGCGGTTTCCGACTCTTCGCTCCTGCAAGTGCGCGATCTCACGGCACGTGACGTGTTCGAAGCGGCAAAACAGCAGGATAAGACAGCGCTGGAAGTCGTCGATTATGTCGCAAAACATTTAGGCCTTGTGCTCGGAAACCTGGCAAGCGCCATGAACCCGACTAAAATCGTGCTCGGCGGAGGCGTCTCGAAAGCAGGAGAAATACTGCGGTCAAAAGTGGAAGAGACCTTCAAAATCACCGCGTTCCCGCGTTCTGCGGAAGCGGCCGATATTTCGATTGCGGCACTTGGAAATGACGCCGGAGTCATCGGCGGGGCGTGGATTGCCAAAAATGAATGGCTTAAATATCAAAACTGCTAG
- a CDS encoding YqgQ family protein, which translates to MVKKMNSFYDVQQLFKSFGHIVYFGDRQAEIDFMKDELKEMYLSNVIERELWLKAAGVLQQESERIKGRSNSRI; encoded by the coding sequence ATGGTGAAGAAGATGAATTCATTTTATGACGTGCAGCAGCTGTTTAAGTCATTCGGCCATATCGTTTATTTCGGTGACAGACAAGCCGAAATTGACTTTATGAAAGATGAATTAAAGGAGATGTACTTGTCAAACGTGATTGAAAGAGAATTATGGCTGAAAGCCGCCGGAGTTCTTCAACAGGAATCAGAGCGGATTAAAGGAAGGTCCAACAGCAGGATTTAA
- the nhaC gene encoding Na+/H+ antiporter NhaC, with translation MLAVIISCLFFFHTEPHMPLFFCVIILALAGLWLGFSWDSLEKGIVNGLKNGVQPIIVLALIGVLIGAWMYSGAIPAVTVYALSIIQPSQLLLTALFSCMIISTLVGSSLTTVSTIGVALLGVASAAGVPLEWTAGAVICGACFGDKMSPMSDTTNFAAGIGEIPIFKHIRHMMGTTVPALLITIVLFYILGSSVSINAASTQNIEAVISGIKQAVHVTPWSLLSPLLVIILAVRRVSVIPVLTAGIISAGILTAFFIPGSSVQGFISALQSGTAFKTGDEAVASIINRGGLQSMMGSVSLIMIAFALGGLMEKTGLIAALLQGLIKGVHTKGRLVLATVFSSIGVNLATGEQYLSILIPGQSYKPLYDRLSIKRIHLARSLEDGGTLINPLIPWGVSGAFMASALGVPVIDYLPFTFFLYISPMISILLGFLKKN, from the coding sequence ATGTTAGCAGTCATTATTTCCTGCCTGTTTTTCTTTCATACGGAACCGCATATGCCACTGTTTTTTTGCGTCATTATTCTGGCTCTGGCAGGTTTGTGGCTCGGTTTCTCGTGGGACAGTCTTGAAAAAGGAATTGTCAACGGTTTGAAAAACGGAGTACAGCCGATTATCGTGCTGGCTTTGATCGGTGTGCTGATCGGCGCCTGGATGTACAGCGGTGCCATTCCCGCCGTCACCGTTTACGCTTTATCGATTATACAGCCGAGCCAGCTTCTTTTGACCGCATTATTTTCCTGCATGATCATCAGCACGCTTGTCGGCTCAAGTCTGACAACTGTCAGTACAATCGGCGTCGCGCTGTTAGGGGTAGCAAGCGCGGCGGGTGTTCCGCTCGAATGGACGGCGGGAGCAGTCATTTGCGGGGCTTGTTTCGGTGATAAAATGTCACCGATGTCCGACACGACGAATTTTGCCGCCGGAATCGGCGAAATTCCGATTTTTAAACATATCCGCCATATGATGGGCACGACCGTTCCGGCACTGCTGATTACAATCGTTCTCTTTTATATTCTCGGTTCATCCGTTTCAATAAATGCCGCTTCAACGCAAAATATTGAGGCGGTCATTTCCGGAATTAAACAGGCCGTACACGTTACGCCTTGGTCGCTTCTTTCACCTCTGTTGGTAATCATTCTGGCGGTCAGACGGGTTTCCGTTATTCCGGTGCTTACCGCCGGGATTATTTCCGCAGGGATTCTGACGGCTTTTTTCATTCCTGGCAGCAGCGTTCAAGGATTTATTTCTGCCCTGCAAAGCGGCACGGCATTTAAAACCGGCGATGAGGCTGTAGCCAGCATTATCAACAGAGGCGGGCTCCAATCCATGATGGGTTCCGTCTCTCTGATCATGATTGCCTTTGCGCTCGGCGGCCTGATGGAAAAAACAGGACTGATCGCAGCGCTGCTTCAAGGATTGATAAAAGGTGTGCATACGAAAGGACGTCTTGTCTTGGCGACCGTCTTCTCAAGCATAGGCGTAAATCTCGCGACAGGCGAGCAGTACTTGTCAATTTTAATTCCTGGTCAGTCCTATAAACCTTTATATGACAGGCTCAGCATTAAGCGGATTCACCTTGCGCGGTCGCTGGAGGACGGCGGAACATTGATCAATCCGCTGATTCCATGGGGAGTAAGCGGCGCTTTTATGGCAAGCGCATTAGGGGTTCCCGTCATCGACTACCTGCCGTTTACCTTTTTCCTGTACATTTCTCCGATGATCTCAATCCTGCTTGGTTTCCTGAAAAAAAACTGA
- a CDS encoding 5-formyltetrahydrofolate cyclo-ligase, with translation MKAQIRTDIKAKLSAITESEWEAKCRSMRETLFSLKEWKQARMIAVTVSKRLEIPTRPIIEQAWKEGKQVCIQKCFPKTGAMEFRTFSGDDQLETVYAGLSEPIESLTEKVAQKDIDLVLVPGVAFDREGFRIGYGGGYYDRFLTGYAGRTVSLLFDCQLTDRIPRMPHDIPVDTIVTESEIIA, from the coding sequence GTGAAAGCACAAATCAGAACCGATATAAAAGCAAAGCTTTCTGCTATAACAGAAAGTGAATGGGAGGCAAAATGCCGCAGCATGCGTGAAACGCTGTTTTCTTTAAAGGAATGGAAACAAGCCCGCATGATCGCCGTTACCGTCTCGAAACGCTTGGAAATCCCGACACGGCCGATTATTGAACAAGCTTGGAAAGAGGGAAAACAAGTCTGTATCCAGAAATGCTTCCCGAAAACGGGCGCAATGGAGTTCCGTACATTTTCTGGGGATGATCAACTGGAAACCGTATATGCTGGCCTTAGTGAACCGATCGAAAGCCTGACGGAAAAAGTGGCCCAAAAAGACATTGATCTTGTACTTGTGCCAGGTGTAGCTTTTGACCGGGAAGGCTTCAGAATCGGATACGGCGGAGGATATTATGACAGGTTCCTGACCGGCTATGCCGGCCGTACCGTGTCGCTTCTCTTTGACTGCCAGCTGACGGACCGCATTCCCCGCATGCCCCACGATATTCCGGTCGATACGATCGTGACTGAATCTGAAATCATCGCTTAA
- the rpmG gene encoding 50S ribosomal protein L33 codes for MRVNITLACTECGERNYISKKNKRNNPDRVEFKKYCPRDKKSTLHRETK; via the coding sequence ATGCGCGTTAATATTACTTTGGCTTGCACTGAATGTGGTGAGCGTAACTATATTTCTAAAAAGAACAAACGCAACAATCCGGACCGCGTTGAATTTAAAAAATATTGCCCACGTGATAAAAAATCTACGTTACACCGTGAAACAAAATAA
- a CDS encoding endolytic transglycosylase MltG — translation MTKRGIQAFAAGMILATAVLAAVFYLTDHDQAAAVKTEKTALTEKEVNSYLDSQQKVSVKRDDYQKLLDSKEKSLSNDQNSDAKKKKVTYKLTIKDGMSTADVSSILEKEGIIPSAKDFNDYVIDAGYHKEIRAGHFKVDSDMSFKKIVKTLTR, via the coding sequence ATGACAAAACGGGGCATTCAGGCTTTTGCAGCAGGCATGATTTTAGCGACGGCCGTCCTCGCCGCTGTCTTTTATTTGACTGACCATGACCAGGCAGCTGCCGTTAAAACTGAAAAAACAGCATTAACAGAAAAAGAAGTAAACAGCTACCTCGACTCCCAGCAAAAAGTCTCCGTCAAACGGGATGACTATCAAAAACTGCTTGACTCTAAAGAAAAATCGCTGAGCAACGATCAAAACTCAGACGCCAAAAAGAAAAAGGTAACATATAAACTGACGATTAAAGACGGAATGAGCACTGCTGATGTGTCATCCATTCTTGAAAAAGAAGGGATTATTCCTTCAGCGAAGGACTTTAATGATTACGTAATTGACGCTGGCTACCACAAAGAAATCCGTGCCGGCCATTTCAAAGTCGACTCAGATATGAGCTTTAAGAAAATCGTCAAAACATTAACCCGCTAA
- the pstB gene encoding phosphate ABC transporter ATP-binding protein PstB, with protein MSVVKEAVHTQNLFDIHGMNVWYGAHQALKDITIGFEERKVTAIIGPSGCGKSTFIKTLNLMLQMAPNVKVTGDMIYNGRNLLKEKTDAAELRKQIGMVFQKGNPFPQSIFENVVYGPRIHGEKNKKKLLEIAEESLKAAALWDEVKDRLHQQALSLSGGQQQRLCIARALATKPDVLLMDEPTSALDPVSTRKIEELILTLKEKYTIVIVTHNMQQAARVSDQTAFFYMGELVEWGDTGKIFSQPDHQKTHDYISGKFG; from the coding sequence GTGAGCGTTGTGAAAGAAGCGGTGCACACACAGAATTTATTTGATATTCACGGCATGAACGTATGGTACGGGGCTCATCAAGCTTTAAAAGACATCACGATCGGATTTGAGGAGCGGAAAGTAACTGCCATCATCGGTCCGTCCGGCTGCGGTAAATCCACTTTTATTAAAACATTAAACTTAATGCTGCAAATGGCTCCGAATGTCAAAGTGACAGGTGACATGATCTATAACGGACGCAATCTGCTGAAGGAGAAGACGGATGCGGCAGAATTAAGAAAACAGATCGGTATGGTGTTTCAAAAAGGCAATCCGTTTCCGCAGTCCATATTTGAAAATGTCGTCTACGGCCCGAGAATACATGGCGAAAAAAATAAAAAGAAACTGCTTGAAATCGCCGAGGAATCTTTAAAGGCCGCGGCGCTCTGGGATGAAGTGAAGGATCGTCTTCACCAGCAGGCGCTTTCACTGTCGGGCGGCCAGCAGCAGCGGCTGTGCATCGCAAGGGCGCTCGCCACAAAACCGGACGTCCTTCTGATGGATGAACCGACGTCTGCCCTCGACCCCGTGTCCACCCGGAAAATAGAAGAGCTTATTTTGACTTTGAAAGAAAAGTACACGATTGTCATTGTGACGCACAATATGCAGCAGGCTGCAAGGGTCTCTGACCAAACCGCGTTTTTCTATATGGGCGAACTGGTAGAGTGGGGTGATACGGGAAAAATCTTTTCACAGCCGGATCACCAAAAAACGCATGACTATATCAGCGGAAAATTCGGATAA
- the pstB gene encoding phosphate ABC transporter ATP-binding protein PstB, translating to MIDHIVREQSEQTKRSPESSILEVNDLSIYYGDKQAVKHVNMDIEKHAVTALIGPSGCGKSTFLRQINRMNDAIPSARSEGDILYEGLNILGDEINVVSLRREIGMVFQKPNPFPKSIYNNITHALKYAGERRKAVLDEAVEESLTKAALWDEVKDRLHSSALSLSGGQQQRLCIARTLAMKPAVLLLDEPASALDPISNARIETLLTELKKDYSIIIVTHNMQQALRVSDRTAFFLNGEVVEYGQTEQIFTSPKEQKTDDYINGKFG from the coding sequence ATGATAGATCACATCGTCAGGGAACAATCCGAACAGACAAAGCGATCGCCGGAGTCTTCGATTTTGGAAGTGAATGATTTATCAATTTATTACGGTGACAAACAAGCGGTTAAACATGTAAACATGGATATTGAAAAACATGCGGTGACGGCTCTGATCGGTCCGTCCGGCTGCGGAAAATCAACATTTCTGAGACAGATTAACAGAATGAATGATGCCATCCCTTCTGCGAGAAGCGAGGGGGACATCCTTTATGAAGGACTGAATATTCTGGGAGATGAGATTAATGTCGTGTCTCTCAGAAGGGAGATCGGTATGGTGTTTCAAAAACCGAATCCGTTCCCGAAATCCATTTACAATAACATCACACATGCGCTCAAGTATGCGGGTGAACGCAGAAAAGCCGTTTTGGACGAAGCGGTAGAAGAAAGTTTAACGAAGGCGGCGCTTTGGGATGAAGTCAAAGACCGGCTTCATTCATCGGCTCTTTCGTTATCAGGCGGCCAGCAGCAGCGTCTATGCATCGCCCGTACGCTTGCGATGAAACCCGCCGTGCTTCTTTTAGATGAGCCGGCCTCAGCTCTGGACCCCATTTCAAACGCCAGAATCGAGACGCTGCTGACAGAACTGAAGAAAGATTATTCTATTATTATCGTTACGCATAACATGCAGCAGGCCCTGAGGGTGTCTGACCGCACGGCATTCTTTTTAAACGGAGAAGTAGTGGAATACGGGCAGACAGAACAGATTTTTACGAGTCCCAAGGAGCAAAAGACAGATGACTACATTAACGGAAAGTTCGGATAG
- the pstA gene encoding phosphate ABC transporter permease PstA, with protein sequence MNRKITDKLATGVFGLCAAVIAAILAGLFLYILIHGVSEITLHFLTSKSSAIASGGGIRDQLFNSFYILFITMLITIPLGVGGGVFMAEYAPQNKVTDFIRTCIEVLSSLPSIVIGMFGMLMFVNLTGWGYTIIGGALALTVFNLPVMVRVTEGALTAVPKELKEASLALGVSRWYTVKTVLIPSAIPSILTGAILASGRVFGEAAALLFTAGLTTPRLNFTDLNPFSEASPLNIFRPAETLAVHIWSVNTQGIIPDAEAIANGGSAVLVISVLLFNLCARWLGSAIYKKLTAN encoded by the coding sequence ATGAACCGGAAAATAACGGATAAATTGGCCACCGGTGTATTCGGTTTATGCGCCGCTGTGATCGCGGCGATTTTGGCAGGATTGTTTTTGTATATTCTGATTCACGGCGTCTCTGAAATCACCTTGCATTTTCTTACGTCAAAATCGAGCGCCATCGCGTCCGGCGGCGGGATACGGGATCAGCTTTTTAACTCCTTTTACATTCTGTTTATCACCATGCTGATCACGATACCGCTTGGTGTGGGGGGCGGCGTCTTTATGGCTGAATATGCGCCGCAAAATAAAGTCACAGATTTTATCAGAACGTGTATTGAAGTTCTGTCGTCGCTTCCGTCGATTGTTATCGGGATGTTCGGCATGCTGATGTTTGTGAACCTGACCGGATGGGGCTACACGATTATCGGGGGCGCGCTCGCATTAACGGTCTTTAATCTTCCCGTAATGGTCCGGGTGACAGAAGGCGCGCTCACCGCAGTTCCTAAGGAGCTGAAAGAAGCTTCTCTCGCTTTAGGCGTATCGAGATGGTATACCGTCAAAACCGTGCTGATTCCGAGTGCGATTCCTTCGATTTTAACCGGCGCCATTTTGGCATCAGGAAGAGTATTCGGAGAAGCGGCGGCATTGTTATTTACAGCGGGGCTGACAACGCCGCGGCTGAACTTTACGGATTTGAACCCGTTTTCGGAAGCCTCTCCTTTAAACATTTTCAGGCCGGCTGAAACGCTGGCGGTTCATATATGGAGTGTCAATACGCAGGGAATCATTCCCGATGCAGAAGCGATTGCAAACGGCGGCTCGGCAGTGCTGGTGATCTCGGTGCTCTTGTTTAACCTTTGTGCAAGATGGCTCGGATCTGCCATTTATAAAAAGCTTACGGCAAATTAA
- the pstC gene encoding phosphate ABC transporter permease subunit PstC encodes MINHREKESVSERLISSKQNRQLDEVRGRVIVSVCAAIIIAASAAITIFLGIKGLQSFFVNGVSPIEFLTSLNWNPTQAKPEFGALPFIFGSFAVTVLSALIAAPLGIAGAVFMTEIAPTWGKKVLQPVIELLVGIPSVVYGFIGLTVLVPFIGSFKSSGTGHSLLAGTIVLSVMILPTITSISADALASLPKHLRDGSYALGATRWQTIRKVLIPAAFPTLLTAVVLGMARAFGEALAVQMVIGNTKLLPESLLDTAGTLTTIITLNMGHTTYGSIENNTLWSMGLVLLIMSFLFILLIRYLSSRRKV; translated from the coding sequence ATGATAAATCACAGAGAAAAAGAGTCTGTAAGCGAACGCTTAATAAGCTCAAAACAAAACAGGCAATTGGATGAAGTCCGCGGAAGAGTGATTGTGTCTGTCTGTGCGGCGATTATCATTGCGGCATCAGCGGCGATCACAATCTTTCTCGGCATTAAGGGGCTGCAATCTTTTTTTGTAAATGGTGTAAGCCCGATTGAGTTCTTAACAAGTCTGAATTGGAATCCAACCCAGGCAAAGCCTGAGTTCGGCGCGCTGCCTTTTATTTTCGGATCATTTGCGGTCACGGTTCTTTCCGCTTTGATCGCAGCACCCCTCGGTATCGCGGGTGCTGTGTTTATGACGGAAATTGCGCCGACTTGGGGGAAAAAGGTACTGCAGCCGGTAATTGAGCTGCTTGTCGGCATTCCGTCCGTCGTTTATGGATTCATAGGTCTTACAGTATTGGTTCCGTTTATTGGCTCTTTTAAATCAAGCGGAACGGGTCACAGCCTTCTGGCGGGAACGATCGTGCTATCGGTTATGATTCTGCCGACCATTACGTCGATTTCCGCTGATGCGCTTGCGTCACTTCCGAAACACCTTCGCGACGGTTCATATGCGCTTGGTGCGACGAGATGGCAGACAATCAGGAAGGTGCTCATCCCGGCGGCGTTTCCGACATTGCTGACCGCTGTCGTGCTCGGGATGGCAAGAGCGTTCGGAGAAGCTCTCGCCGTACAGATGGTTATCGGAAATACAAAGCTTCTGCCGGAAAGCTTGCTTGATACGGCGGGAACATTAACGACGATTATCACCTTAAACATGGGCCATACCACATACGGCAGTATTGAAAATAATACGTTATGGTCGATGGGGCTTGTTCTTCTCATTATGTCGTTTCTGTTTATATTGCTCATACGCTACTTGTCATCTAGGAGGAAAGTGTAA
- a CDS encoding phosphate ABC transporter substrate-binding protein, giving the protein MKKNKWMLTLLMAAVMIVAAACGNAKESGKTDGQSASEDKKASGSLTISGSSAMQPLVLAAAEKFMEKHPDADVQVQAGGSGTGLSQVSEGAVQIGNSDVFAEEKEGIDAKALKDHRVAVVAMAAAVNPGAGVKDITKKQLADVFTGKIKNWKELGGKDQKITLVNRPDSSGTRATFVKYALDGAEPAEGITEDSSNTVKKIIAETPGAIGYLAFSYINDDKVTPLSIGGIKPEEKNVVTGEYPIWAYEHSYTKGDASGLAKTFLDYLNSDDVQKSIVKDQGYIPISDMKVTRDANGKQS; this is encoded by the coding sequence ATGAAAAAAAACAAATGGATGCTTACGCTTCTGATGGCTGCTGTTATGATCGTTGCTGCAGCATGCGGAAATGCAAAGGAAAGCGGCAAGACGGACGGCCAATCTGCAAGTGAGGATAAAAAAGCATCAGGTTCTTTAACCATTTCTGGTTCATCAGCCATGCAGCCGTTAGTACTGGCAGCGGCGGAAAAGTTTATGGAAAAACATCCGGATGCTGATGTGCAGGTACAAGCGGGAGGTTCAGGAACAGGTCTTTCGCAAGTGTCTGAAGGCGCAGTGCAAATCGGCAACTCAGATGTCTTTGCCGAAGAAAAAGAAGGCATTGATGCGAAAGCCCTAAAAGATCACCGTGTAGCGGTAGTAGCGATGGCAGCTGCGGTTAACCCGGGTGCGGGTGTGAAGGATATAACCAAAAAACAGCTGGCAGACGTCTTTACAGGCAAAATCAAAAACTGGAAAGAGCTTGGCGGGAAAGATCAAAAGATTACTCTCGTGAACCGTCCTGATTCATCAGGAACACGCGCTACATTCGTCAAATACGCTCTTGACGGAGCAGAGCCGGCTGAGGGCATCACGGAGGATTCCTCCAATACAGTCAAAAAAATCATTGCGGAAACACCGGGAGCAATCGGTTATCTGGCATTCTCTTATATAAACGATGATAAAGTAACGCCTTTATCGATCGGCGGCATCAAACCGGAAGAGAAAAATGTCGTCACAGGCGAATATCCGATTTGGGCTTACGAGCACTCTTATACGAAAGGTGACGCGTCAGGCCTGGCAAAAACATTTCTTGACTATTTGAACAGTGATGATGTTCAGAAAAGTATCGTAAAAGATCAGGGCTACATTCCGATCTCTGATATGAAAGTCACACGTGACGCAAACGGCAAGCAAAGCTGA